The Candidatus Poribacteria bacterium sequence TGAATTGTGTGAAAAAGCCGCGTCTCGGTTCTGTGTTCGTCTCCAAGCCTAAGAATTGAGGCGTGTCGGGTTCCGGGGATAAAGATTTCGCGGAGTGGTATGTATAATCGAACACGGACGGGATATAGCCTTCTCCAAAGATGCGGTATTCTATTTTGAAGAGCGTCTGAGTAAAGGAAAAACCGAGACCGACAGCGTTTCCCCATGCGAGGTCTGTCGTTAGGCTGCTTCCTTCTGTAAGGGCGATTTCTGTTCTTGCATCGCTGTTTTCTAACGTATTGAGTAGGACAATGTCATCATAGAGGTCTAATCGGAAGGTGCTTGTCTCAAAAATTGGGAATCCTACGTCAAATCCGACCGCGCTCAGCGGTTTTTCTCCTTCTTCCTGTAAATTCGGATTGATGTCCGTGAGATAGGTTGCGCCGAATTCAAACCGGGTCAGGAGGTTGTTGTTTTCAGGGCGTTGAAACGGACGCAGGAACGCGCGTCCTCCGAAGATTGTGGGATTACCGATGTCATTCATCATCGTTTCAATGCCGTACCGGTTTTCGGCGTTTCTAAGGTTCAGACGTAACCCTCGTCGGTCGTAGTTGGAATAGCCGGACATGATTGAGCCGTGTCCGATTGTTAGGTAATCCAATTCCCCGAAGCGAAAATGGAAGGGATCGTAAGGGTGCGCGTAGCGGACGTAACGGATGAGTCTTAACCAAGTGCTTGGATTATCCCACATTTCGCCATCCTCGGCGAGGATTTGAGGTTCATCTCCCTCTGCGTAAGGGTTGTAGAGTAGAATCAAATCTAATCCGATGCCAATTTTTCCGAGCGGTATATCGGGTTGGAGTTGAAGTCGGATGTAAGCATCACCGTCAATGAAAGTCAAGCCTCCGCCGTATAATCCGTTTGTTAGGAAATCCGGTTGTGTGACTTCAGTTAAGGCTTGGTCTTCTTCGATGGTAGTGGATTGCGTATTATCTTGGGCAAAGGTCGGTGGGATTAGGGGAAAGATAAAGATTCCAATGAGTGAGACAAAGATGCCTCTCCAATAGTGCGTGAAGACGTTGTTTCTGTTCATGCAGCGACAATCCTTCCGTCTTTCATCTGGATGACGCGATCAGCGTTCTCTTTTAAGCCTTCATGGTGCGTCACAATCGCGATAGTGGTTTGATGTTCTTGGCGCAGTTCTTGAATCAGTTTCATCAGGTTATCGCTTTGGCGGCTATCTAAATTGGCAGTGGGTTCATCGGCGAAGATGATTTTCGGGCGGTTGGCGAGTGCTCGCGCGAAGGAGACGCGTTGTTTTTCGCCGCCTGAGAGTTGGGCGGGACGGTGGTGCAGCCGTTCACTTAAACCGACTTGTGTGAGCAGCTCGGTTGCACGGTGCTCGGCTTCAGCGGTATTTTTTCGGGCGAGATCCATGGCGACCATGACGTTCTCTTGTGCCGTGAGATAGGGCAGCAGATGGAACAACTGGAAGACAAATCCGATCTTCTCGCGGCGGATCACACTCATGTCTTGCACTTCGGGATCGATCGGTTCGCCATCAATTCGGATTTGACCGGCATCCGGCGTTAGAATACAGCCAAGGAGGCTGATGAGTGTCGTCTTCCCGCAGCCACTGTTGCCCATGATCATCACCAGTTCGCTCTCTTCAATCGTGATGTCAACGGAATCAATAGCGACGACGGTTGCATCGCCTGTGCCGAAACGTTTGGTTAAACCGGTACCTTCTACTATCGCTGCCATTTAGATTTCTCCCCGGAATGCAATCATCGGATCTACCGCGATCGCTTTGCGTGCCGCCAGATAACCGCTACCGCAACAAACAACAAAACTGATACACGCAACGATAATCGATTCGACGAAATTAATCAAAACAAAGATCGGTGCCGCCGCCGCAAAAACGTAGGACAGCATAAGTCCAAGCAACACACCAACAGCGGAGATCAGAACAACCTGTTTTAGCAGGAGTCCCATCACATAGCCGTTTGAACCTCCGATTGCCTTCAGTACTCCGATCTCTTGTGTCTTTTCCAGCATCGTCACATAAGTAATCATCCCGATGAGAATACCTGCCGCTAACCACAACATCACCCGCAGGAATTGCACCGCCTTCATCGGTTCGTCAACGTAGTACGCAATGATGTCCCTGAGCGTCTGTTGTAAGGTGCGCGCTTCAATGGTTTCCAAGGCATCTAAATCGGCGGCGATCTGTACAGGTTGTTCGCTTTTGTTTGCTTTGGCGATCATCATGTTCACATGTGGCGTGTTACCGAGTAGGAGTTTCTGGGCAATGCGGACATCCATAAAGAGGAGCGGTGTATCCAAAACAAACATGAGGCTTTTCGCCTTTCCGACAACTCGCACCTTTTCGTTCCCAAGCGTGATCTGTTCTCCGATTTCCAGTCCCATTTTCTCGTCAACGACCACCTCGTAGGGGACTGGGTCCTCGGGTCTATAGTCTTCAAAATTACTCCCCGTGAACATTCTACCCTCAACGGTGCTCTTGGGTCCACCGAGTTGCCCCAACTTGTAGCCGACGACGATTGCCTTGGTGGATTTTCCGCGGACGGTGGGACGCGCTTGCGCAAAAACCAAGGGTGCAGCGGAATCTGGGACTAAACCTGGTCCTGAATTCAGGAATGCCATGTATTCCTCAACGACCATGGAGAACCCGATAAATGCGCCGCCGGAGCCTTCGGCAGAGATCCAGACATCAGCACCCGTGGATTCGACGTATTGTCGCGCTTGGATACGCATACCGTTCATGATGCCGCCTAACAGTAGGATCAGCGAGATCAGCACAGTGATACCGAGTGCTGTTAGCACAACTCTCGCTTGACGATAGCGCATGTCTTTGAGGAATAAGGTCTTCATTTTCAGCTCCTGATAGGCGATATCCAGGTACTCCCCTGGTCAAGTTGTATGTATCATTCCGATTCGGTTTCGCGTGAATATTTGGTTGCCCGGTGCATGAAATTCCGCACCGCGATTATTAATGCCAACGCGAGAATATTTTCCCAAAACGTTGCGTGGAACGTCTGATTGAGACGTTCTATAGTGGGAAGTGTCGCGTCTGTAGTCCGCCAAGCCGTGAGATTGAAATAAATAAAAAATCCTATCGGAATCAGGCAAACCCAGACACCACATATAAACTCTACGATGATTAGCATTAGACTGGATGCGTGTGACATCAGTCTCAGCAGTTTATTAAATTTTTTCAAAGCAATCCCTAACGAACAGTTTGGTCTTGATTGTTTTCCGCTAAAAGGGCAAGTCGCTCGGGCATCGTCTGTCGTTTACGACGGTGCAATTGTACGTGGTCGTTATATGTATCCACATCCGCTTCAACGCCTGTGTCGCGTTCGAGGAAGAGGGGGAAATCGGACGCAGGCGGTTTGGCGTTGTGATACGCGTTACTATAACTCCGCATGATAATACGTTGCTCGCGGTTAAGGGTTTCTAACCACTCAGGGGTGGAATGAAAACGGTCAGCAGGTGTAACCCATGACGGGCAGTAGGCGACAAAAATGTTGTAGCGCACAACCTCACTCTCGTTCGGTTCAACACGATGCCAGATGCTGGAATGCATTACTGTCATCGTCCCTTTACGCGGACAGACGACCATCTCCCCTGGAATGCTTTCGTGTGTATCATAGCCGTCCATATACTGTTGACGATGGCTTCCCGGCAACACGACGAGATTGCCCATCTTCTCTCTTGGCAGATCGGTCAACCAATATCCGACTTTGATTTGCAACGGTAGTTTGGGCGAAAATACACCATAAGGGAGGGCACGTGCACCGTCCGGATGCCATTGATTGTACTGCTTACCGCCGGGTGGGCGCAGGAAACACTGGCTTATATGGAGTTTAAGGAGTTCCCCAAATAGGTCATACGCGAAACCGACATGCCGTTCATGGTCTATTAATCCTGTGAAGACGGAATCGCGTTCGACAATATTCTGCATACCGAGGTAGCCCCCAGGCTTATATTTCGGATTGGCCGCCGCGACGCGATCTATCGCGTCAATATAGGTCTGGATATCTGCATCGGAGATCGCATCTTCAATGAAGATAATGCCGTCTTCGTTGAACGTCTTCCACTGTTCTGTTGTGAATCCGGGGGGTGCAACACGATATTTTTGTTCGGTGTGCATTGGAAACTCCTTTCATTTGGTTTTGTAGCAAATCCTATGCCAGTCTGGACAATGCCACACTGGTTGGGTTCTTTGTGAAATGCCCAGAAGTAACTGCACGTAATAGGGCAGATTTTGTATCTAATAGCACGAGAATGGGCAGATGCGATCAACCTTTGTGGGTTCTGGTGAAATACTTAAGGTGAACGCATACTCAATTAAGAATACCATATTTTTCCAGAAGCGTCAAACGCTAATAATAAAATGCCCCAAACCCAAAGCGTAACTATTGGATTTGGGGCAACAAGATTGCAGTTGTCTACGAACTAAAGTAAGCTTGATAGAGTCAAACCTTACGAAACCTCAAATGCTGTTTCGTAAACATCGTTCTGGACTAACCATACGGAAACTGCCTGAATGAGGATCTGATTTGCTCGTTCAACAATAGGATTTAACGATGGAATATGGGCGAACATTTTTTGTGCCCGGTGTTTCAGATCTACAATTGATGGCAGTTCAAGAATTTTCATTTCTTTAAGAAATGCTTCAACTTCTGCCTGACTGATACGAGCACGGTTACGCAATTCTTCTAACTTTGGTGTATGTGCCCACGCTTTCAAAACCGTGTTGCCGATTTGTTCAATCGAAAAACTTGAAGCGAGTTGTTGCGCTGTATTTTCGATGGTAGCTAACGACAATTTACGTTTACCCGCCACTACATGTGCTGGGGGCAATCGAAGGTCCCAAACAATCCTAAAAATGGACAAAATTTTCAGAATATAGTAGGTGACATCAATTTGCCACCAACGAAAGCCTTGCGGTGTGGCACTTGGAAAGTGGTGATGATTATTATGCCATCCTTCTCCCAAGGTAATGATAGCCAGTAGCCAGTTGTTACGCGAATCATCGCCGGTGACATACGGTTGTTTGCCTATCACGTGGGAAAGTGAGTTAATCGTGAATGTACCGTGAAACAGGAGTACTGTACTCACGAAGAACCCTACGACGAGTCCCGACCAACCTGCAATCGCCCAAACGAGAACACCTAATAGGACTGGCGGTATTCTATCCCATTTATCAAGCCAAACGAGTTCTGGATATTTCTGGAAGTCCTTAATTAATCTGTAATCTGTTATCCGCCCGCGTTTGGAGAAAATCCAAAGCACATGAGAATACCAGAATCCGTGTTGTACAGGAGAGTGGACATCATGTTCTGTGTCAGAGTATTTATGATGATAACGGTGTTTCGCTGCCCACCATAGCACGCCTCGTTGTGCTGAACTCTGCCCCAGAAATGCCAGAAAAAATTGGAAGCCACGACTTGTTTTGAACGAACGGTGCGAAAAGTAACGATGAAACCCCGCCGTAATCCCGAACATGCGGATAACGTACAATGCGCCACATATAATCCAGTCGATTGGTTGAACATCTACCCAGAAAATTGCGAGACATACGAGGTGAACAGTTATAAACGGTAGAACACGAGGGTGAATAATGTCCGCCTCATCGGCTGGACTTGTAGGACCTGGTTCGGTTGACAATTATATTCTCCTTGCTATGGATAGCGGTTGCGTTTTGTCAAATCAAGTTATTCTTAGTTTTGAGGCAACTGGATTTCAGTGCTTAGGAAGCGAAACTCTGAGCGTTACTTCAGGATAACCATTTTACGAATGGGTGAAATCTCATCTGTTTGTAATTGATAAAAATAAATTCCGCTTGCTACTTTTTCTCCTAAACCGTTACGGCCATTCCAATACGCCGCATGATCTCTGCTTGTGTAGTAGCCTGCTGATTGATGTCCAAGTGCTAACGTGCGAATTCCAATACCTTTCGTATCATAGATGGTGATCTGAACATCACTTGCGTTCGCGAGTTGGTAAGGTATCCATGTTTCTGGGTTAAACGGGTTAGGATAGTTCGGCAACAGCACAGTTGTTTCCGGACGAATTGAATGTAAGAGGGCTTCTAACATACCGATAGCCCGGCGGAAGGCGTGGCTACCATCGTCAGCTTGTCTTACTTGTGTTAGCCAACTTTGAATCTGTTCGGCGGTTGGACCATTAGCACTGGGTGCTGCTGGCGATTCTTCTCCGAAATGGTTGGCGACTTGCACTAAATCCAAGATATTGACGGTACCATCGGCATTGATGTCGGTGTTTAGTTCGCCGTCCGCTGCAGCGCCCGGATGCCCAATTGCATTTGCAACTAAAACAAGGTCTTGAATGTTAACCGTTCCGTCTTGATTGACATCCGATTGGGTATAGATGGAAGCATCGACCACTTCAAAGTGGACAATTTCGGTAAAATCTACCCGCAAAATGTTTTGTGCTTTGTCTTGTATGGTCATTCCAGCAAGCCCCCATATACCTGGTGGGCTTCCAACTGGCAAGATAATCGTCTTATGGTAAGTTTCATAGACAGCTGGATCCCGTGAGAAGTAGATTTTGTAGAAATCAGGATCGTAATAATCAAAACTAAGCATAACACCTTGGGGATTTCGTAAACTCATATATGTAATTCTGTGTCCGCTGATGTTATCCTTAATCCGAAAAGTAATGTCAACTCGAGTTTCACCATTTGGGGCTGCCGGTTGCGTTGGTTCTGCCTCAATACCAATCCGATTTACATCCAATACAGGAGGCTGGGTATCCGGGTTGGCTGTCTGAATTTCAATAGAGGCAGGCAACTCATCGTCTCCACCCTCGGTGAAGTATACCCTCCGCCTATTTTGAGCCAGATCTTTCATCACAATGCGGGTAATCTTGTAGGTGCTGTTTGGAAAGTAGTCAGGCACCTCAAGTTTAGTAGTTGCTTCCCACACGTCTCCGGTTTCTTGCTTATATTCTCCCCAATCTGTTAAACGGCGTGAGTAGGTTTCAGCATTCGCATCATACAACTCAGCATAGACACCGCTAATTCCATTTTTTTCAATAAACTTCCAACGGGCTGTCAAAATTTGGTAAGTTCGCCCCTCTTCGGTAGTTGCATCTGATAAAGAGAGTTGCATTGAATTCGGAATATATTGTGGAGCTTCAGTATCTGCAAGCGGATTGTTAATATAGAGTTGCCATCCAAAATCCGTTTGTCCATTATGTCGCTCATTGCCTTGGGCATCATATATCCGAATTGTATCAGGTCTCCAATAGCCATTTGCTGCATAACGTGATAGCGTTGCCTGTCCACGCAAGATGTGCCCTGCAGGAATATGTTGACCATTAGTTCCAATGGGGGAAAGCCACATGTCAAATCGGGTGCCTTGTTGACTCCAAACTCGAGTAAATCCTTTGGAAGCGGCATCAAGGTCACTCTCTCCATGAATTTCAATTTCTACTGTTATGAATTTATCTTCTTCAGGATCACCTGCAACTTGGATGTCCATCCGTATAATCCGCCCCGGATATACATAGTCGGGCCAAAGGTTATAAACCTCAAAAGTTAAATCTTCACGTATCTTTGAGATGTAGCGCGTACCGTGCATGACTCTGTTCTGGATAAATTCATATTTAGCGGGGGAGCGCGAGCGTAACTTGTCGGGATTCACGATGTAGTAGCTGATGCTTTCCGCCATATCCTCATTCGGATTTACACCGTGTGCATAATCAGAGACAAATTCAACCTGCTTGGTCGTTGACCAGCCATCAGCATCGTCGGGATTTTCAAACCAGCCCCCAAGTTCAATCCAATCCTGTTTCAACTGCTCATCAAAGAGATATTCCCATAAAAAATGTGCCTTTTCATGGAGAATCAAACGGTGGATTGAATCTAATCCTTTTTCCTTAAAAACAGATTCCATGAATTCAATGTAGCCAGCACCTGTCCATGCAACTGCGTCCGCGTTGGGATGCGTTGGATGGTCTGTCCCATCTAAGCGTCTAACGAGATATTCTAAACCTGACACTCTGTGCATACCTTGTGGAAATTCCTCAAACATTGAGATCAGCGCGAGGAGTTCCTCGTTTTTGAATGTAGAAAAACGTCCCCCATGTTCTCCTGTAGTGTATCGCGTGAGTTCACTATAGTCTGGGATATTTATGCTGACAGCGTAGCGTTCTTGCAATATCCTCTCAAGCGTGTATCTATTTGCACCGTTATCAGTTACAAATCGAACCACAGCGTGATGGAGGCGTTTGGAGAAATATCTACCTCGTATGCCTTCTATTTCCGCTACGAGTGGTGTCGCATACTCAAATGAGGTTTTAGTGATAGTGACAATCTTTTGGGCACCTTGAAATTCTACCTCAATATCATCATGAATATGGCGGTCGCTTAATTTCCATATAGAAGGTGATAGATAGTGAATAAGGTAACGTGGGTCGTTCGCTTGTGGCAAAATAGATTCAAAAGTTTGGAGCAATCTATAGGCATGCCCCGGATCCCATTCAGTACCCAGATACACAGAATACTTCCGCATTAATGCTAAAGACGCGCTATGTGATACTACTTGGATCGGTTCATCCAGCAGCGTCACTTGGATAGGCTCAACAACTGTCGCACTTTCACTGCCTTCCGGGGTTTCATCTATCTCCCAGTGGTAGGTAAAAGGAGCACCTTGGACATCGAGATTACAAATCCCTCCTACAAGGAGCATAATTAAAATTGACGCGAATTTGGTCATTTTTATCATTTTTCACGAGATCATGTAAAAAGCGGACAATACCTGTTTTGTCCCTGTGTGCTTCTATTCATGGAGTATCCGCGCAAAAGCTTCGAGACTTTCTGCTTAGCAAACGTATTCGTGTTGTAGGGCTGAGGTAGGATGGCCCATCTCTACAACACGCGTTACGCTACTCTATTGCTTCTCACGCAAACGGGTTTCTAATGCTGCTAATTCATCGAAAATTAAAGTTGATCTAACAATTTTTCATATTCATCATGTGGGCCGATCCAGAACCAATAAATTGTATCATCTTCTCGCAAACCCAGAACACGCCAACCAATTCCCACTCGGACTGCGTAAATCGGTTCTCTGGTATGTACCCGCTTGAATTGCAAACTTGGATGGTTAGGATTTTGCTTCCAAAAATGATAATTCCTACGTGCTTTTTCCTTAATCTCCTGGGGTAACCGTCGAAAACACTCAAGAAAATCCTCTGTTAGATATGAGTTCACAACTCGTCAATTCCCATATTTCTGATACGTCCTGCTTTAATGTCAGCACGAACTTTACGCGCAAGTTCGGCAAGTTTATCTTGTGATTCAGCAAAAGCCTTATCCCATAGCCGTTCATCTTCGAGTTCTTCAAGAATCACAGCAGCAATAGTGTCCTGTTTTTCTGGGGGTAATTTATAAACCTCAGCAAGTGCTTTTTCAAGAAGCTGTGTCATAATTGTTCCATCCTTTGTGAATTCCGCTATCAACTCTTCGTGTTTGTCTGCTGGACGGCGATATGGTATCAACAACAGCAAATAGATAAGAGCTTGCTGCTTTTGCTCTGCTTAGCAAACGTATTCGTGTTGTAGGGCTGAAATAGGGTGGTCCAGCTCTACAACACGTGTTACGCTACTCTATTGCTTCTCACGCAAACGGGTTTCTAATGCTGCTAATTCATCGGATAACGCTTCGGGAAGTGTTTCCTCAAAGCGTGCGTAATGTTCTCGAATGGAGTCAATCTCGTTGAGC is a genomic window containing:
- a CDS encoding phytanoyl-CoA dioxygenase family protein, with translation MHTEQKYRVAPPGFTTEQWKTFNEDGIIFIEDAISDADIQTYIDAIDRVAAANPKYKPGGYLGMQNIVERDSVFTGLIDHERHVGFAYDLFGELLKLHISQCFLRPPGGKQYNQWHPDGARALPYGVFSPKLPLQIKVGYWLTDLPREKMGNLVVLPGSHRQQYMDGYDTHESIPGEMVVCPRKGTMTVMHSSIWHRVEPNESEVVRYNIFVAYCPSWVTPADRFHSTPEWLETLNREQRIIMRSYSNAYHNAKPPASDFPLFLERDTGVEADVDTYNDHVQLHRRKRQTMPERLALLAENNQDQTVR
- a CDS encoding ABC transporter ATP-binding protein yields the protein MAAIVEGTGLTKRFGTGDATVVAIDSVDITIEESELVMIMGNSGCGKTTLISLLGCILTPDAGQIRIDGEPIDPEVQDMSVIRREKIGFVFQLFHLLPYLTAQENVMVAMDLARKNTAEAEHRATELLTQVGLSERLHHRPAQLSGGEKQRVSFARALANRPKIIFADEPTANLDSRQSDNLMKLIQELRQEHQTTIAIVTHHEGLKENADRVIQMKDGRIVAA
- a CDS encoding dockerin type I domain-containing protein, whose protein sequence is MTKFASILIMLLVGGICNLDVQGAPFTYHWEIDETPEGSESATVVEPIQVTLLDEPIQVVSHSASLALMRKYSVYLGTEWDPGHAYRLLQTFESILPQANDPRYLIHYLSPSIWKLSDRHIHDDIEVEFQGAQKIVTITKTSFEYATPLVAEIEGIRGRYFSKRLHHAVVRFVTDNGANRYTLERILQERYAVSINIPDYSELTRYTTGEHGGRFSTFKNEELLALISMFEEFPQGMHRVSGLEYLVRRLDGTDHPTHPNADAVAWTGAGYIEFMESVFKEKGLDSIHRLILHEKAHFLWEYLFDEQLKQDWIELGGWFENPDDADGWSTTKQVEFVSDYAHGVNPNEDMAESISYYIVNPDKLRSRSPAKYEFIQNRVMHGTRYISKIREDLTFEVYNLWPDYVYPGRIIRMDIQVAGDPEEDKFITVEIEIHGESDLDAASKGFTRVWSQQGTRFDMWLSPIGTNGQHIPAGHILRGQATLSRYAANGYWRPDTIRIYDAQGNERHNGQTDFGWQLYINNPLADTEAPQYIPNSMQLSLSDATTEEGRTYQILTARWKFIEKNGISGVYAELYDANAETYSRRLTDWGEYKQETGDVWEATTKLEVPDYFPNSTYKITRIVMKDLAQNRRRVYFTEGGDDELPASIEIQTANPDTQPPVLDVNRIGIEAEPTQPAAPNGETRVDITFRIKDNISGHRITYMSLRNPQGVMLSFDYYDPDFYKIYFSRDPAVYETYHKTIILPVGSPPGIWGLAGMTIQDKAQNILRVDFTEIVHFEVVDASIYTQSDVNQDGTVNIQDLVLVANAIGHPGAAADGELNTDINADGTVNILDLVQVANHFGEESPAAPSANGPTAEQIQSWLTQVRQADDGSHAFRRAIGMLEALLHSIRPETTVLLPNYPNPFNPETWIPYQLANASDVQITIYDTKGIGIRTLALGHQSAGYYTSRDHAAYWNGRNGLGEKVASGIYFYQLQTDEISPIRKMVILK
- a CDS encoding ABC transporter permease, which gives rise to MKTLFLKDMRYRQARVVLTALGITVLISLILLLGGIMNGMRIQARQYVESTGADVWISAEGSGGAFIGFSMVVEEYMAFLNSGPGLVPDSAAPLVFAQARPTVRGKSTKAIVVGYKLGQLGGPKSTVEGRMFTGSNFEDYRPEDPVPYEVVVDEKMGLEIGEQITLGNEKVRVVGKAKSLMFVLDTPLLFMDVRIAQKLLLGNTPHVNMMIAKANKSEQPVQIAADLDALETIEARTLQQTLRDIIAYYVDEPMKAVQFLRVMLWLAAGILIGMITYVTMLEKTQEIGVLKAIGGSNGYVMGLLLKQVVLISAVGVLLGLMLSYVFAAAAPIFVLINFVESIIVACISFVVCCGSGYLAARKAIAVDPMIAFRGEI
- a CDS encoding acyl-CoA desaturase, with translation MSTEPGPTSPADEADIIHPRVLPFITVHLVCLAIFWVDVQPIDWIICGALYVIRMFGITAGFHRYFSHRSFKTSRGFQFFLAFLGQSSAQRGVLWWAAKHRYHHKYSDTEHDVHSPVQHGFWYSHVLWIFSKRGRITDYRLIKDFQKYPELVWLDKWDRIPPVLLGVLVWAIAGWSGLVVGFFVSTVLLFHGTFTINSLSHVIGKQPYVTGDDSRNNWLLAIITLGEGWHNNHHHFPSATPQGFRWWQIDVTYYILKILSIFRIVWDLRLPPAHVVAGKRKLSLATIENTAQQLASSFSIEQIGNTVLKAWAHTPKLEELRNRARISQAEVEAFLKEMKILELPSIVDLKHRAQKMFAHIPSLNPIVERANQILIQAVSVWLVQNDVYETAFEVS